In Streptomyces sp. 840.1, the DNA window GCACAGGTCACCGGCGAGCGCCCGGCCTCCGCCCAGGGCGGCCGGCTCCCCGTGGAGAGCGTTTCCTGGCTGGACGCGGTCCGGTTCTGCAACGCCCTGTCACTGCGAGCCGGCCTGACCCCCGTCTACCGCCTGCCCGCCGGCCCCGACGGTACGCAGAGCGCCGAAGGCGTCGCCCTGGACACTGCCGCCGACGGGTTCCGGCTGCCCACCGAGGCCGAGTGGGAGCACGCCTGCCGGGCCGGCACGACGGGCGCCCGCTACGGAGAACTCGACGACATCGCCTGGCACCGGGGCAACTCCCGGGAGCGGATGCACGAGGTGGGCGGCCGGGAGCCGAACGCCTGGGGCCTGTACGACACGCTGGGCAACGTCTGGGAATGGTGCTGGGACGTCTACGACGCCGAGGTGTACGGCAGCTACCGGGTGCTGCGCGGCGGCGGCTGGTTCGACGAGCACTGGAGCTGCCGGGCCTCGGTGCGCCGCCGCAGCCACCCGACGTTCCGGATCGACGACACCGGGTTCCGGGTGGCACGTTCCGTGCTGTGACGTCGCGCGATGCCCCGAAGGCGCGGCAGGCCGCTGCGCCGCTCGTTCCCGGCGGTGGCAGCTCCGTCGCCGGCTTGCGGACCCGTGGTGCACGGTGTCGACTCGAAGCAGATGCGCAGATGGCCGCCTCCCCTCTCCCGGTCTGGGGTGAATCCCCGTGCTGTTCTCCGATCGCGCCGACGCGGGACAACGGCTCGCGGAGGCTCTCCGCCCGCTGGCCGCAAGCGATCCCGTCGTACTGGGCCTGCCGCGCGGCGGAGTCCCGGTCGCCTTCCGCGTCGCCCAGGCGCTCGGTGCGCCGCTCGACGTGATCGTGGTCCGCAAGCTC includes these proteins:
- a CDS encoding SUMF1/EgtB/PvdO family nonheme iron enzyme, which encodes MDAVTEIQLITVPAGRVTLSDRRTQRSWAVDLTPFLLGASVVTQDLYAQVTGERPASAQGGRLPVESVSWLDAVRFCNALSLRAGLTPVYRLPAGPDGTQSAEGVALDTAADGFRLPTEAEWEHACRAGTTGARYGELDDIAWHRGNSRERMHEVGGREPNAWGLYDTLGNVWEWCWDVYDAEVYGSYRVLRGGGWFDEHWSCRASVRRRSHPTFRIDDTGFRVARSVL